A window of Longispora fulva contains these coding sequences:
- the thrC gene encoding threonine synthase → MSSWRGLIDSSYRRWLPVSDTTPAVTLHEGATPLLRSEHLSALTDCDVWLKVEGANPTGSFKDRGMTIAVSTAAAAGVRAVLCASTGNTSASAAAYAARAGLAAVVLVPRGRIALGKLAQAIRYGARIVEIGGTFDDCLRVARELAAHHPAALVNSVGNELRLAGQRTVSYEIVDALGRAPDIHCLPVGNGGNITATWGGYRTYAREGLASTLPRIWGFQAAGAAPLVHGVPVADPTTEATAIRVGNPATWDGAIAARDESGGMIGAVTDEEIFDAYRAVARRDGVFAEPASAAGIAGLLREHATGRLAAGQTVVITLSGNGLKDTEASLRDGYQPTEASAATADVARTLGWDS, encoded by the coding sequence ATGAGTTCGTGGCGAGGGCTGATCGACAGCTCGTACCGACGCTGGCTACCCGTTTCCGACACCACCCCGGCCGTGACCCTGCACGAGGGCGCCACCCCGCTACTGCGCTCGGAGCACCTGTCCGCGCTGACGGACTGCGACGTGTGGCTGAAGGTCGAGGGCGCCAACCCCACCGGTTCCTTCAAGGACCGGGGAATGACGATCGCCGTCAGCACGGCCGCCGCAGCCGGGGTGCGGGCCGTCCTCTGCGCCTCGACCGGCAACACCAGCGCCTCGGCGGCCGCGTACGCCGCCCGCGCGGGCCTGGCGGCCGTCGTGCTCGTGCCCCGGGGCCGGATCGCGCTGGGGAAGCTGGCCCAGGCCATCCGCTACGGCGCCCGGATCGTCGAGATCGGGGGCACGTTCGACGACTGCCTGCGCGTGGCCCGCGAGCTCGCCGCGCACCACCCGGCGGCGCTCGTCAACTCGGTCGGCAACGAACTGCGGCTCGCCGGACAACGCACCGTCTCCTACGAGATCGTCGACGCCCTGGGCCGCGCCCCCGACATCCACTGCCTGCCCGTCGGCAACGGAGGGAACATCACCGCCACCTGGGGCGGCTACCGCACCTACGCGCGGGAGGGGCTGGCGTCGACCCTTCCCCGGATCTGGGGCTTCCAGGCCGCCGGAGCCGCGCCGCTGGTGCACGGGGTCCCGGTCGCGGACCCGACGACCGAGGCCACGGCGATCCGGGTCGGCAACCCCGCGACCTGGGACGGGGCCATCGCCGCCCGCGACGAGTCCGGAGGAATGATCGGGGCGGTCACCGATGAGGAGATCTTCGACGCGTACCGGGCCGTGGCGCGCCGCGACGGGGTGTTCGCCGAGCCGGCCTCGGCCGCCGGGATCGCCGGTCTGCTCCGGGAGCACGCCACCGGGCGGCTCGCGGCGGGCCAGACCGTGGTGATCACGCTCAGCGGCAACGGCCTCAAGGACACCGAGGCGTCCCTGCGCGACGGCTACCAGCCGACGGAGGCGTCCGCGGCGACCGCCGACGTCGCCAGGACGCTCGGATGGGACTCCTGA
- a CDS encoding MurR/RpiR family transcriptional regulator produces MTSRPVQAHLAEVYATLPHGEQAVARVLLDDHPFAALGSLRTLAERAGVSAPTASRLVARLGFASFADFQATVRAAARDHDRSRLHEFVTRLPDAHSAAEDLRAGLNGTLAAMTEQLLSASATLLAEAGHVWGVGGPLSGLAAEYLVRQLSALRPGVRAVPDPTSERVRVLLDLGPTDLIVAYDFRRYSPSTAVFVRTARTRRARLLLITDAWESPLAEEAELLIRLPRDAAGPVAPLTHEVAVTELLLVATAARLSASTRLATLDSIAQTLQGAD; encoded by the coding sequence ATGACGTCTCGCCCGGTGCAGGCCCACCTCGCCGAGGTCTACGCCACCCTCCCGCACGGCGAGCAGGCCGTGGCCCGTGTCCTGCTCGACGACCACCCCTTCGCGGCGCTCGGCTCCCTGCGCACCCTCGCCGAGCGCGCCGGGGTCAGCGCGCCGACCGCGTCGCGGCTCGTGGCCCGCCTCGGCTTCGCCAGCTTCGCCGACTTCCAGGCCACCGTGCGGGCCGCCGCACGCGACCACGACCGCTCCCGCCTGCACGAGTTCGTCACCCGACTCCCCGACGCGCACAGCGCGGCCGAGGACCTACGGGCCGGGCTGAACGGCACCCTGGCGGCCATGACCGAACAGCTCCTGTCGGCCTCTGCGACCCTGCTGGCCGAGGCCGGACACGTGTGGGGGGTGGGCGGCCCCCTGAGCGGACTCGCCGCCGAGTACCTGGTCCGGCAACTGTCAGCTCTTCGCCCCGGCGTGCGCGCCGTGCCCGACCCCACGTCCGAACGCGTCCGGGTCCTGCTCGACCTGGGGCCGACCGACCTCATCGTCGCCTACGACTTCCGTCGCTACTCACCCTCCACGGCCGTGTTCGTCCGCACCGCCCGCACCCGCCGGGCTCGACTGCTCCTCATCACCGACGCCTGGGAGTCACCACTCGCCGAGGAGGCCGAGCTCCTGATCCGCCTGCCCCGGGACGCCGCGGGCCCCGTCGCACCGCTCACCCACGAGGTCGCGGTGACCGAACTCCTCCTGGTCGCCACAGCCGCCCGACTCAGCGCGTCGACCCGACTGGCCACTCTCGACTCGATCGCCCAGACCCTCCAGGGCGCCGACTGA
- a CDS encoding RidA family protein, producing MSLDIIQPEDLDRPETYSHVIVATGGRMVFLAGQMSDDRDGNLVAPGDLAAQARQVFANLGRALTAAGARPDQVTRIGIYVVDHQREYLPVIEAARVALFGAHKPTDTLLGVQTLAAPGYLIEVDAIAILD from the coding sequence ATGTCTCTCGACATCATCCAACCCGAGGACCTGGACAGGCCCGAGACCTACTCCCACGTCATCGTCGCGACCGGCGGCCGGATGGTCTTCCTCGCCGGACAGATGTCCGACGACCGTGACGGCAACCTCGTCGCCCCCGGCGACCTGGCGGCCCAGGCGCGGCAGGTGTTCGCCAACCTCGGCCGCGCCCTGACCGCTGCAGGGGCCCGACCGGACCAGGTCACCAGGATCGGCATCTACGTCGTCGACCACCAGCGGGAGTACCTGCCCGTCATCGAAGCCGCACGGGTCGCCCTGTTCGGAGCCCACAAACCCACAGACACCCTTCTCGGGGTACAGACGCTGGCCGCACCCGGCTACCTGATTGAGGTCGACGCGATCGCCATCCTCGACTGA
- a CDS encoding S1 family peptidase: MSRSRTLLVAAGLLVVTATGSAPAWSAPPPSGLASPGMLAAMQRDLGLTTAQARDRVAHETTAHRTAKAVRLALGDRQAGMWYDAATGALGVAVTDQSAADQARKVGARPTLVRYDQRHLDQAASAVAALVDRDKPSGVNGWGTDARDNAVVVTVNRTTAPAGLSAQLRGLDGAVRVVETDSSPQQQGGDVRGGDAWTPGTESNCSIGFAATDSTGGKHFLTAGHCTNDYTTSQAAYGKDGSQLGVSGASTNGSTGDYGRVDVTSANWNLSAVVNGYGNGDITVTGSGETVVGQSVCRSGQTTQWHCGTVTQLNYSVNYGSITVTGLTKSDACSEAGDSGGSWVSGTTAVGLHEGGTTNGCHVTTHEAYFEPVNEALTAYGLTLYTGGGSTPPPATGCSGYQSSYSGSLTSSTTTKYEPNGTYYESTASGTHKACLTGPASGADFDLYLQKWNSSTSTWDTVATSNGSTSSESVSYNGTAGYYVYKVVADSGTGSYTLAVTKP, from the coding sequence ATGTCGCGATCCCGCACTCTTCTCGTCGCCGCCGGCCTCCTGGTGGTCACAGCCACCGGATCCGCCCCGGCCTGGTCGGCCCCGCCGCCCTCGGGACTGGCCTCGCCGGGGATGCTCGCAGCGATGCAGCGCGACCTCGGACTGACCACCGCGCAGGCCCGCGACCGGGTAGCACACGAGACGACCGCGCACCGCACCGCCAAGGCCGTCCGCTTGGCGCTCGGCGATCGCCAAGCCGGCATGTGGTACGACGCCGCGACCGGCGCGCTCGGCGTCGCCGTCACCGACCAGTCAGCGGCCGACCAGGCGCGCAAGGTCGGGGCCCGCCCGACCCTCGTCCGCTACGACCAGCGGCACCTCGACCAAGCCGCGTCGGCCGTCGCGGCGCTCGTCGACCGGGACAAGCCCTCCGGTGTCAACGGCTGGGGCACCGACGCCCGGGACAACGCTGTCGTCGTGACCGTGAACCGCACCACCGCTCCCGCCGGGCTGTCCGCGCAGCTCAGAGGCCTTGACGGGGCCGTCCGGGTGGTCGAGACCGACTCCTCGCCGCAGCAGCAGGGCGGGGACGTCCGGGGTGGGGACGCGTGGACCCCGGGCACCGAGAGCAACTGCTCGATCGGGTTCGCGGCCACCGACTCCACCGGCGGCAAGCACTTCCTGACCGCCGGGCACTGCACGAACGACTACACGACGAGCCAGGCCGCGTACGGCAAGGACGGCAGCCAGCTCGGCGTCTCCGGGGCCAGCACCAACGGCTCGACCGGCGACTACGGCCGGGTCGACGTCACCTCGGCGAACTGGAACCTGTCGGCGGTCGTCAACGGGTACGGCAACGGCGACATCACGGTCACGGGCAGCGGCGAGACCGTCGTCGGCCAGTCGGTGTGCCGGTCGGGCCAGACCACCCAGTGGCACTGCGGCACGGTCACACAGCTCAACTACTCCGTCAACTACGGATCCATCACCGTCACCGGCCTGACGAAATCCGACGCCTGCTCGGAGGCAGGTGACTCCGGCGGCTCCTGGGTCTCCGGGACCACAGCCGTCGGCCTGCACGAGGGCGGCACCACCAACGGCTGCCACGTCACCACCCACGAGGCGTACTTCGAGCCGGTGAACGAGGCCCTGACCGCCTACGGCCTGACCCTCTACACCGGAGGCGGAAGCACTCCCCCGCCGGCGACGGGCTGCTCCGGCTACCAGTCCAGCTACTCCGGCTCGCTGACCAGCTCGACGACCACGAAGTACGAGCCGAACGGCACGTACTACGAGTCCACCGCTTCCGGGACCCACAAGGCCTGCCTGACCGGCCCCGCCTCGGGCGCTGACTTCGACCTGTACCTACAGAAGTGGAATAGTTCTACCAGCACCTGGGACACCGTGGCCACCTCCAACGGCTCGACCTCCAGCGAGAGCGTCAGCTACAACGGAACCGCCGGGTACTACGTGTACAAGGTCGTGGCTGACAGCGGCACGGGCAGCTACACCCTGGCGGTGACCAAGCCCTGA
- a CDS encoding response regulator produces MRTGPTRVLLADDDPLVRSALGLMLGGQPDIEVVGEAADGRAAVAAARSLRPDVVLMDIRMPVLDGLEATRHLLADPRPPRVIVLTTFDADEYVVDAIASGADGFLLKDTPPEQIIDAIRKVVHGEPMLSPSATSTLVRQLRDRGRPDDRATQATARLATLTEREREVAIFVGQGLSNAEIAAALFLSVPTIKAHVTRLFEKMHVTNRVQIAICIHDAGLI; encoded by the coding sequence GTGAGAACCGGGCCGACCCGGGTGCTGCTGGCCGACGACGACCCGCTGGTGCGCTCCGCGCTGGGGCTCATGCTGGGCGGTCAGCCAGACATCGAGGTCGTGGGCGAGGCTGCCGACGGTCGCGCAGCGGTCGCGGCGGCGCGCTCCCTGCGGCCCGACGTGGTCCTGATGGACATCCGGATGCCGGTCCTCGACGGGCTCGAGGCGACCCGGCACCTGCTCGCCGACCCGCGACCGCCGCGCGTGATCGTGCTGACCACCTTCGACGCCGACGAGTACGTCGTCGACGCGATCGCCTCCGGCGCGGACGGGTTCCTGCTCAAGGACACCCCGCCCGAACAGATCATCGACGCCATCCGCAAGGTCGTCCACGGCGAGCCGATGCTCTCGCCCTCGGCGACCTCGACACTGGTCCGCCAACTCCGGGACCGGGGCCGCCCCGACGACCGCGCCACCCAAGCCACCGCCCGACTGGCCACGCTCACCGAGCGCGAGCGGGAGGTGGCGATCTTCGTCGGCCAGGGGCTGTCCAACGCCGAGATCGCCGCAGCGCTGTTCCTGTCGGTCCCGACGATCAAGGCGCACGTGACCCGGCTGTTCGAGAAGATGCACGTCACCAACCGGGTACAGATCGCCATCTGCATCCACGACGCAGGACTGATCTAG
- a CDS encoding sensor histidine kinase, producing MQDSSPAYQPALRWYSHTWRLALCLLVSLVAWSVLWSAQWRDHRPLFWLDLAVGLAAFGLVFLRRRWPFGIALVLAAAGAVSAVAIGPALLAAVSFATRRRIGRILALGVLWVLAAEAHGWTQPDTAKGFSYSVGTDAPTASPREAGLVAQVVVTSAFLGVGMYIGSRRELLWTLRERAQAAEADRDLRVATARANERAAIAREMHDVLAHRISRVSMQAGAIAIRGDLTAGELRGQVRVIQEQANAALIELRDILGVLREPDDGRSVRPPQPTYADLDSLVTEARQSGMNIEFHDRIDPRDTVSDAAGRTTFRIVQEGLTNARKHAPGALVSIELSGDPERGIDIVLRNALGFGSTATAAPGSGLGLIGLAERATVQGGHLTHARENAVFVLHGWIPWTT from the coding sequence ATGCAGGACAGTTCGCCCGCCTACCAGCCAGCCCTGCGCTGGTACTCGCACACGTGGCGGCTCGCATTGTGCCTGCTGGTGTCGCTTGTCGCCTGGAGCGTGCTGTGGTCGGCCCAGTGGCGGGACCACCGGCCGTTGTTCTGGCTCGATCTCGCGGTCGGGCTGGCGGCGTTCGGGCTGGTGTTCCTGCGGCGGCGGTGGCCGTTCGGCATCGCGCTGGTACTGGCCGCCGCCGGCGCGGTGTCGGCGGTCGCCATCGGCCCGGCCCTGCTCGCGGCGGTGTCGTTCGCCACCCGCCGCCGGATCGGCCGGATCCTCGCGCTCGGCGTGCTGTGGGTCCTCGCCGCGGAGGCGCACGGCTGGACCCAGCCCGACACGGCCAAAGGATTCAGCTACTCGGTGGGAACAGACGCCCCCACCGCCAGCCCGCGAGAGGCGGGCCTCGTCGCCCAGGTCGTCGTGACCTCGGCCTTCCTGGGCGTGGGCATGTACATCGGCTCGCGGCGCGAACTGCTGTGGACCCTGCGCGAACGGGCCCAGGCGGCGGAGGCCGACCGCGACCTGCGGGTCGCCACGGCCCGCGCCAACGAACGGGCCGCGATCGCCCGGGAGATGCACGACGTGCTCGCCCACCGGATCTCGCGGGTGTCGATGCAGGCGGGCGCGATCGCCATCCGGGGCGACCTGACCGCCGGGGAACTGCGTGGTCAAGTCCGGGTGATCCAGGAGCAGGCGAACGCCGCCCTGATCGAGCTGCGCGACATCCTCGGCGTCCTGCGCGAGCCCGACGACGGCCGGTCGGTCCGACCGCCACAGCCCACCTACGCCGACCTCGACAGCCTCGTCACCGAGGCCCGCCAGTCGGGCATGAACATCGAGTTCCACGACCGCATCGACCCCCGGGACACCGTGTCCGACGCGGCGGGCCGCACGACATTCCGGATCGTGCAGGAGGGGCTGACCAACGCGCGCAAACACGCCCCAGGAGCGTTGGTATCCATCGAGCTGAGCGGTGACCCCGAGCGGGGCATCGACATCGTGCTGCGCAACGCCCTGGGCTTCGGCTCCACGGCGACCGCCGCCCCCGGCTCGGGGCTCGGGCTGATCGGACTCGCCGAACGGGCCACGGTGCAGGGCGGACACCTCACCCACGCGCGCGAGAACGCGGTCTTCGTCCTGCACGGCTGGATACCATGGACCACGTGA
- a CDS encoding ABC transporter ATP-binding protein — protein sequence MIRIEHLTKTYGDYTAVNDVSFVCRPGRVTGFLGPNGAGKTTTMRIMVGLTTPTRGRVTLGGHRFDQIPNPGRHVGVLLDASAQHAGRTGREVLSLGARLMGLPAARVEEMLDMVSLTDTEAGRRVRDYSLGMRQRLGMAHALLGDPSVLILDEPANGLDPAGIRWMRGVLKGYADRGGTVLLSSHLLNEVELVADDIVMIGRGRIVAQGTAQELARTGGTLVRAADRTALAHALNAADITFTPLADGLRADAPAARIGQITTTAQIPLTELRPADGGLEDLFLELTAGTQRETVTQGVTA from the coding sequence ATGATCAGGATCGAGCACCTCACCAAGACCTACGGCGACTACACCGCCGTCAATGATGTGTCGTTTGTTTGCCGGCCGGGCCGGGTGACCGGTTTTCTCGGGCCCAACGGGGCGGGCAAGACGACGACGATGCGGATCATGGTCGGGCTGACGACCCCTACGAGGGGACGGGTCACTCTCGGCGGGCACCGGTTCGACCAGATCCCCAACCCCGGCCGTCACGTCGGGGTATTGCTTGACGCCAGCGCCCAGCACGCCGGCCGCACCGGCCGCGAGGTGCTCAGCCTCGGCGCCCGGCTGATGGGCCTGCCCGCCGCGCGGGTCGAGGAGATGCTCGACATGGTCTCGCTCACCGACACCGAGGCCGGGCGTCGGGTCCGTGACTACTCCCTCGGCATGCGCCAGCGCCTGGGCATGGCACACGCCCTGCTGGGCGACCCGTCGGTGCTGATCCTGGACGAGCCGGCCAACGGCCTGGACCCCGCGGGCATCCGCTGGATGCGCGGCGTGCTCAAGGGGTACGCCGACCGCGGCGGCACGGTGCTGCTGTCCAGCCACCTGCTCAACGAGGTCGAGCTCGTCGCCGACGACATCGTGATGATCGGCCGCGGCCGCATCGTCGCCCAGGGCACCGCCCAGGAACTCGCCCGCACCGGCGGCACCCTCGTCCGCGCCGCGGACCGCACCGCCCTGGCCCACGCGCTGAACGCGGCCGACATCACGTTCACCCCCCTCGCCGACGGCCTACGCGCCGACGCACCCGCGGCACGGATCGGCCAGATCACCACGACCGCCCAGATCCCCCTGACCGAGCTGCGCCCCGCCGACGGCGGCCTCGAGGATCTCTTCCTCGAACTCACCGCCGGCACCCAGCGCGAGACTGTCACCCAAGGAGTCACCGCATGA
- a CDS encoding ABC transporter permease subunit: MSTIAAHPASIDLSRTRPTPFSRLVRVELRKSYDTRSGFWLLAATGLITVAVYTVMLLVSATGNSDFSFQDYAVAGGAATSILLPIVGILLVTSEWSQRTTVTTFVLESNRSRVILAKLVTGLVLAVLVTGFVLATAAVAAAGSAVIGDASPWSVDAAAVVGLVLTQSLAMLGGFALATLLLNSPAAIVVFFLYKFLVPNVFSTVAANFPKSTDVLSWIDFQAAQRPLADLSMHGSDWAHLAVTATVWLALPLALGLRRVLRAEVK, encoded by the coding sequence ATGAGCACCATCGCCGCCCACCCCGCCTCGATCGACCTCAGCCGGACCCGGCCGACGCCGTTCTCCCGACTGGTGCGGGTCGAGTTGCGCAAGAGCTACGACACCCGGTCCGGCTTCTGGCTGCTGGCCGCCACCGGGCTAATCACCGTCGCGGTGTACACGGTGATGCTCCTGGTCTCGGCCACAGGCAACTCGGACTTCAGCTTCCAGGACTACGCCGTGGCCGGTGGCGCCGCCACGTCCATCCTGCTGCCGATCGTGGGCATTCTGCTGGTGACCAGCGAATGGAGCCAGCGCACGACCGTCACGACCTTCGTCCTTGAGTCGAACCGCTCCCGGGTCATCCTGGCCAAGCTGGTCACCGGGCTGGTGCTCGCCGTGCTCGTCACCGGCTTCGTGTTGGCGACGGCGGCCGTCGCGGCGGCTGGTAGCGCCGTGATCGGCGACGCGTCGCCGTGGTCGGTCGACGCCGCGGCTGTCGTCGGCCTGGTCCTCACCCAGTCCCTGGCCATGCTCGGCGGGTTCGCCCTGGCCACGCTCCTGCTGAACTCCCCGGCCGCGATCGTGGTGTTCTTCCTCTACAAGTTCCTGGTGCCCAACGTGTTCAGCACGGTCGCGGCCAACTTCCCCAAGTCCACCGACGTGTTGTCGTGGATCGACTTCCAGGCCGCGCAGCGCCCGCTCGCGGACCTGTCGATGCACGGCAGCGACTGGGCACACCTGGCGGTCACCGCCACGGTCTGGCTCGCCCTCCCGCTCGCGCTGGGCCTGCGCCGGGTGCTGCGCGCCGAGGTGAAATAG